A stretch of Camelina sativa cultivar DH55 chromosome 18, Cs, whole genome shotgun sequence DNA encodes these proteins:
- the LOC104760955 gene encoding uncharacterized protein LOC104760955 isoform X1: MDIDCESKGKRIDKDNIRVKRKTLQALLDDCQRALELLNLAELSSEEDDEEDKNTGEKESSRGEASSSDRDDREADELYDLIKSRVECHDFIDKIESAQVAEDCSSSWDVVSEDDLWDDESMAQSEEDYVLVREEDIAEGIACFMATYLSSLKQKKDLTPEQLQKALSRMFSVKKRKGKLRKAWDGSKVAYNVASWSATVIGIYQNPVILRVASKAFWASCHVISKLV, from the exons ATGGACATCGATTGCGAGAGCAAAGGGAAACGCATCGACAAGGATAACATTCGTGTCAAGCGGAAGACTTTGCAAGCTTTGCTCGATGATTGCCAAAGAGCCCTCGAGCTCTTAAACTTAGCCGAACTCAGTtctgaagaagacgacgaagaagataAAAACACCGGCGAGAAAGAATCGAGCAGGggagaagcttcttcttccgatCGAGATGATCGTGAAGCTGATGAA TTATATGATCTCATCAAATCCAGAGTTGAATGCCATGACTTCATTGACAAGATTGAGTCAGCTCAGGTTGCTG aAGATTGTAGTAGCTCATGGGATGTAGTTAGTGAAGATGATCTTTGGGATGATGAAAGCATGGCTCAGAGTGAAGAAGATTATGTCCTTGTTAGGGAAGAGGATATAGCAGAGGGCATTGCTTGTTTCATGGCTACTTATTTATCATCACTTAAGCAGAAAAAG GATTTGACTCCTGAGCAGCTTCAGAAAG CACTTAGCAGAATGTTCTcagtgaagaagagaaaggggaAGCTTCGGAAAGCCTGGGATGGAAGTAAGGTCGCTTACAATGTAGCATCGTGGAGCGCAACTGTTATAGG GATCTACCAAAACCCGGTTATCCTCAGGGTTGCATCAAAGGCCTTCTGGGCGTCATGCCATGTAATATCGAAGCTTGTCTGA
- the LOC104760955 gene encoding uncharacterized protein LOC104760955 isoform X2, with translation MDIDCESKGKRIDKDNIRVKRKTLQALLDDCQRALELLNLAELSSEEDDEEDKNTGEKESSRGEASSSDRDDREADELYDLIKSRVECHDFIDKIESAQVADCSSSWDVVSEDDLWDDESMAQSEEDYVLVREEDIAEGIACFMATYLSSLKQKKDLTPEQLQKALSRMFSVKKRKGKLRKAWDGSKVAYNVASWSATVIGIYQNPVILRVASKAFWASCHVISKLV, from the exons ATGGACATCGATTGCGAGAGCAAAGGGAAACGCATCGACAAGGATAACATTCGTGTCAAGCGGAAGACTTTGCAAGCTTTGCTCGATGATTGCCAAAGAGCCCTCGAGCTCTTAAACTTAGCCGAACTCAGTtctgaagaagacgacgaagaagataAAAACACCGGCGAGAAAGAATCGAGCAGGggagaagcttcttcttccgatCGAGATGATCGTGAAGCTGATGAA TTATATGATCTCATCAAATCCAGAGTTGAATGCCATGACTTCATTGACAAGATTGAGTCAGCTCAGGTTGCTG ATTGTAGTAGCTCATGGGATGTAGTTAGTGAAGATGATCTTTGGGATGATGAAAGCATGGCTCAGAGTGAAGAAGATTATGTCCTTGTTAGGGAAGAGGATATAGCAGAGGGCATTGCTTGTTTCATGGCTACTTATTTATCATCACTTAAGCAGAAAAAG GATTTGACTCCTGAGCAGCTTCAGAAAG CACTTAGCAGAATGTTCTcagtgaagaagagaaaggggaAGCTTCGGAAAGCCTGGGATGGAAGTAAGGTCGCTTACAATGTAGCATCGTGGAGCGCAACTGTTATAGG GATCTACCAAAACCCGGTTATCCTCAGGGTTGCATCAAAGGCCTTCTGGGCGTCATGCCATGTAATATCGAAGCTTGTCTGA
- the LOC104760955 gene encoding uncharacterized protein LOC104760955 isoform X3 yields the protein MDIDCESKGKRIDKDNIRVKRKTLQALLDDCQRALELLNLAELSSEEDDEEDKNTGEKESSRGEASSSDRDDREADELYDLIKSRVECHDFIDKIESAQVAEDCSSSWDVVSEDDLWDDESMAQSEEDYVLVREEDIAEGIACFMATYLSSLKQKKDLTPEQLQKECSQ from the exons ATGGACATCGATTGCGAGAGCAAAGGGAAACGCATCGACAAGGATAACATTCGTGTCAAGCGGAAGACTTTGCAAGCTTTGCTCGATGATTGCCAAAGAGCCCTCGAGCTCTTAAACTTAGCCGAACTCAGTtctgaagaagacgacgaagaagataAAAACACCGGCGAGAAAGAATCGAGCAGGggagaagcttcttcttccgatCGAGATGATCGTGAAGCTGATGAA TTATATGATCTCATCAAATCCAGAGTTGAATGCCATGACTTCATTGACAAGATTGAGTCAGCTCAGGTTGCTG aAGATTGTAGTAGCTCATGGGATGTAGTTAGTGAAGATGATCTTTGGGATGATGAAAGCATGGCTCAGAGTGAAGAAGATTATGTCCTTGTTAGGGAAGAGGATATAGCAGAGGGCATTGCTTGTTTCATGGCTACTTATTTATCATCACTTAAGCAGAAAAAG GATTTGACTCCTGAGCAGCTTCAGAAAG AATGTTCTcagtga
- the LOC104760956 gene encoding endoglucanase 25: MYGRDPWGGPLEINTADSATDDDRSRNLNDLDRAALSRPLDETQQSWLLGPTEQKKKKYVDLGCIIVSRKIFVWTVGTIVAAALLAGFITLIVKTVPRHHHKNPPPDNYTLALHKALKFFNAQKSGRLPKHNNVSWRGNSGLQDGRGETGSFYKDLVGGYYDAGDAIKFNFPMAYAMTMLSWSVIEYSAKYEAAGELVHVKELIKWGTDYFLKTFNSTADSIDDLVSQVGSGNTDDGNTDPNDHYCWMRPEDMDYKRPVTTCNGGCSDLAAEMAAALASASIVFKDNKEYSKKLVHGAKTVYQFGRTRRGRYSAGTAESAKFYNSSMYWDEFIWGGAWLYYATGNVTYLNLITQPTMAKHAGAFWGGPYYGVFSWDNKLAGAQLLLSRLRLFLSPGYPYEEILRTFHNQTSIVMCSYLPYFNKFNRTKGGLLELNHGDPQPLQYSANAAFLATLYSDYLDAADTPGWYCGPNFYSTNVLRDFARSQIDYILGKNPRKMSYVVGFGTKYPKHVHHRGASIPKNKVKYNCKGGWKWRDSKKPNPNTIEGAMVAGPDKRDGFRDVRMNYNYTEPTLAGNAGLVAALVALSGEEEATGKIDKNTIFSAVPPLFPTPPPPPAPWKP, translated from the exons ATGTACGGACGAGATCCATGGGGAGGTCCATTGGAGATCAACACAGCAGATTCCGCCACCGACGATGATCGTAGCCGGAATTTAAACGATTTAGATCGCGCTGCTCTTTCTCGGCCGCTCGATGAGACGCAGCAGAGCTGGTTACTTGGTCCGacggagcagaagaagaagaagtacgtCGATCTCGGTTGTATTATCGTTAGCCGCAAGATCTTCGTCTGGACTGTCGGTACTATTGTTGCCGCCGCGTTGCTCGCCGGATTTATCACCTTGATCGTTAAAACTGTGCCGCGGCATCATCATAAGAATCCTCCGCCGGATAATTACACTTTAGCTCTACACAAAGCTCTTAAGTTCTTCAATGCTCAGAAAT CTGGGAGATTGCCGAAGCACAACAACGTGTCATGGAGAGGTAACTCTGGGCTTCAAGATGGGAGAGGTGAGACGGGAAGCTTCTATAAAGATTTGGTGGGAGGTTACTATGATGCTGGTGATGCTATCAAGTTCAACTTTCCCATGGCTTATGCTATGACCATGTTGAGCTGGAGTGTTATTGAATATAGTGCTAAATACGAAGCCGCGGGCGAGCTCGTCCATGTTAAGGAGCTTATCAAATGGGGAACTGATTACTTTCTCAAGACTTTTAATAGTACTGCTGACTCCATTGACGATCTTGTGTCTCAG GTCGGATCAGGGAATACTGATGATGGAAATACAGATCCTAATGATCATTACTGTTGGATGCGTCCTGAGGACATGGATTATAAAAGGCCTGTGACTACGTGCAACGGTGGCTGTTCGGATCTTGCTGCGGAGATGGCAGCTGCTCTGGCTTCAGCGTCCATTGTATTCAAGGACAACAAGGAGTATTCTAAAAAGCTTGTCCATGGTGCTAAGACTGTGTATCAGTTTGGAAGGACTCGGAGAGGAAGATACAGTGCAGGCACAGCGGAATCTGCCAAGTTCTATAATTCAAGCATGTATTGGGATGAGTTCATTTGGGGAGGTGCTTGGTTGTACTATGCTACAGGAAATGTAACCTATCTCAATCTAATCACCCAACCCACTATGGCCAAGCATGCTGGTGCCTTCTGGGGTGGACCTTACTATGGTGTATTTAGCTGGGACAATAAGCTTGCTGGTGCTCAG TTACTGTTGAGTCGGTTGAGGTTGTTTCTAAGTCCTGGATATCCATATGAAGAAATTCTAAGGACCTTCCACAATCAGACTAGTATTGTTATGTGCTCATACTTGCCTTATTTCAACAAATTTAACAGAACCAAGG GAGGGTTGCTAGAGTTGAATCATGGAGACCCACAGCCGTTGCAGTATTCTGCAAATGCAGCTTTCTTAGCGACACTTTACAGTGATTATCTTGATGCTGCTGATACTCCTGGATGGTACTGTGGACCTAATTTCTATTCGACTAATGTGCTACGTGACTTTGCGAGATCACAG ATTGATTACATACTCGGTAAAAACCCTCGGAAGATGAGTTATGTCGTTGGTTTTGGCACAAAATACCCAAAACATGTGCATCACAGAGGAGCATCGATTCCAAAGAACAAAGTCAAATATAATTGCAAAGGAGGATGGAAATGGAGAGACAGtaagaaaccaaacccaaacacGATTGAAGGAGCCATGGTTGCTGGTCCTGACAAGCGCGACGGGTTCCGCGATGTCCGTATGAACTACAACTACACTGAACCGACTCTTGCAGGCAATGCTGGTCTGGTCGCAGCTCTCGTGGCATTGTCgggtgaagaagaagccactGGTAAGATAGACAAAAACACTATTTTCTCAGCTGTTCCTCCGTTGTTTCCTACTCCACCGCCTCCACCAGCACCATGGAAACCTTGA
- the LOC104760957 gene encoding ferric reduction oxidase 7, chloroplastic-like — MDEHATPLLSKEQSSSSSSSVVTSSLKWVLKVVMSVIFVTWVVFLLMYPGTLCDQLLTNWRAVSSKTLYGTTGSMFLIFSGPILVISVLASLYLIISGEEKVFTKRKISKFPRFRLWTFPVLVDGPFGVVSAAEFLGILVFSVFFLWAIYAYTLRNLSLLELFHVLPNERSVLLLEVTGLRFGMIGLLCMVFLFLPISRGSVLLRLIDIPFEHATRYHVWLGHITMAFFTLHGLCYVVGWAIQGQLLKSLFEWKATGIAILPGVISLVAGLLMWVTSLHTTRKLYFELFFYTHQLYIVFVVFLALHVGDYLFSIVSGGIFLFILDRFLRFCQSRRTVDVISAKSLPCGTLELVLSKPPNMRYNALSFIFLQVRELSWLQWHPFSVSSSPLDGNHHVAVLIKVLGGWTAKLRDQLSNLYEAENQDQLISPQSYPKITTCVEGPYGHESPYHLGYENLVLVAGGIGITPFFAILSDILHRKRDGKPCLPSKVLVVWAIKNSDELSLLSAIDIPSICPSFSKKLNLEIHIYVTRQSEPLLEDGMVHKVVHPSVKPKQTNGCPMSVLVGTGDNIWSGLYLVVSTIGFIAMITLLDLFYINKYNIMTWWYRGLLFVVCMVASVLIFGGLVVVFWHRWGHKTGQGEANGNEKVYLNVEEPHNPSTAELKGLEIEEEDVQSYTTMCYGTRPDFREIFESLNGKWGSVDVGVIVCGPAALQATVAKEIRSHSICRSANHPLFHFNSHSFDL; from the exons GAAGCATGTTCCTAATTTTTAGTGGTCCGATTCTTGTTATCTCCGTCCTAGCTTCTCTCTATCTCATCATCTCTGGGGAAGAGAAGGTCTTCACTAA GAGGAAGATATCGAAATTCCCAAGGTTTAGGCTATGGACATTTCCTGTTCTTGTGGATGGACCATTTGGGGTTGTTTCTGCAGCTGAGTTTCTTGGGATTTTggtcttctctgtttttttcctatGGGCTATCTATGCTTATACCTTGAGAAATCTCAGCCTTCTTGAATTATTCCATGTGCTTCCTAACGAAAGAAG tGTTCTTCTCCTGGAGGTAACGGGTCTACGTTTTGGGATGATTGGATTGTTGTGTATGGTGTTTCTGTTTCTTCCAATCTCAAGAGGCTCCGTTCTTCTCCGTCTTATCGATATCCCTTTCGAGCATGCTACAAGATATCATGTTTGGCTTGGTCATATCACTATGGCTTTCTTCACCTTACATGGCCTCTGTTATGTTGTTGGATGGGCCATTCAAGGTCAACTTTTAAAGAGT TTATTTGAATGGAAAGCTACTGGAATTGCTATTTTACCCGGAGTTATTAGTCTAGTGGCTGGTTTACTGATGTGGGTCACGTCGCTTCACACCACGAGAAAGCTTTACTTTGAGCTCTTCTTCTACACCCATCAACTATACATTGTCTTTGTAGTCTTCTTGGCACTTCACGTTGGTGACTACTTGTTCAGTATTGTTTCTGGaggaatttttcttttcattcttgaCCGTTTCTTGAGGTTCTGCCAATCCAGAAGGACTGTAGATGTAATCTCTGCAAAGAGCCTACCCTGTGGAACTCTCGAACTAGTCCTTTCCAAACCACCAA ATATGAGATACAATGCGCTTAGTTTTATCTTTCTTCAAGTGAGGGAACTATCATGGCTACAATGGCATCCTTTCAGTGTTTCATCAAGTCCTTTAGATGGGAACCATCATGTTGCTGTTCTCATAAAGGTTCTTGGTGGATGGACTGCAAAGCTTAGAGACCAGTTATCAAATCTATATGAGGCAGAGAATCAAGACCAGCTCATTTCTCCTCAGTCATATCCCAAAATCACAACTTGTGTGGAGGGACCTTATGGCCATGAATCTCCTTACCACTTAGGGTACGAGAACCTGGTCTTAGTAGCAGGAGGAATCGGGATTACGCCATTTTTCGCCATCTTAAGTGATATCCTACACCGTAAAAGAGATGGGAAACCTTGTTTACCGAGTAAGGTTTTAGTTGTCTGGGCCATTAAAAACTCAGACgagctctctcttctctcagcaATTGACATACCTTCCATTTGCCCTTCCTTCTCTAAGAAACTAAACCTTGAAATTCACATCTACGTCACACGACAATCCGAGCCTCTATTG GAAGATGGGATGGTTCACAAGGTGGTGCATCCTTCTGTCAAGCCAAAACAAACCAACGGGTGTCCCATGTCGGTTCTCGTTGGTACAGGGGATAACATATGGTCTGGACTGTACCTAGTTGTCTCCACCATTGGGTTTATTGCAATGATCACGTTGTTGGACCtcttttacataaacaaatacaacataatgACATGGTGGTACAGGGGACTtctgtttgttgtttgtatggTTGCAAGTGTGCTGATTTTTGGAGGTCTTGTGGTTGTTTTCTGGCATCGTTGGGGTCACAAAACCGGTCAAGGGGAAGCAAATGGCAATGAAAAGGTATATTTGAATGTAGAAGAACCCCATAACCCATCTACAGCAGAGCTCAAAGGCTtggagatagaagaagaagatgtccaGAGTTACACCACTATGTGTTATGGCACCAGACCTGACTTTAGAG AGATATTTGAGTCGTTGAATGGGAAATGGGGAAGTGTGGATGTTGGAGTGATAGTATGCGGTCCAGCGGCTCTTCAGGCGACCGTAGCGAAAGAGATACGGTCACATAGCATCTGTCGATCGGCGAATCATCCTCTCTTCCACTTCAACAGCCACAGTTTCGATCTCTAG